A region from the Microbacterium lacus genome encodes:
- a CDS encoding Fe-S cluster assembly protein HesB — protein sequence MLTMTDTAAEAVKTIVSNNSGGDDGGVRIRDTGQQNGFELSVAPAPEPEDTVVDSAGARVFLDQTATTALDDRVLDAELGQDGSVRFALGLQG from the coding sequence ATGCTCACCATGACCGACACCGCGGCAGAGGCCGTCAAGACGATCGTTTCGAACAACTCCGGAGGCGACGACGGAGGTGTCCGCATCCGTGACACCGGCCAGCAGAACGGCTTCGAGCTCAGCGTGGCGCCCGCCCCCGAACCCGAAGACACCGTGGTCGACAGCGCCGGTGCCCGCGTGTTCCTCGACCAGACGGCCACGACCGCGCTCGATGACCGCGTCCTCGACGCGGAGCTCGGGCAGGACGGTTCCGTCCGCTTCGCCCTCGGCCTCCAAGGCTGA
- a CDS encoding MFS transporter, with protein sequence MYSDRRPRQGSIVLVLALAGMCSSFMFTLVVPIQARLPELLDSPRHDTAWVVTATLLSAAVITPIAGRLGDMYGKRRVILGLIAAMVLGSVIAALSQEIIGIVIGRSFQGAIVGAVPLGISIMRDVLHTDRVNAAVAFMSATLGMGGALGLPISAIVTQTLDWHMLFWMAAILGTVVFVLVLLVVPVSVLRTGGRFDVIGTIGIAVGLVALMLAISRGNEWGWTSLWTMGLGLGGIVVLVLWGVYELRVEDPLLDLRVASRPSVLLTNIASVAIGFALFASNVIYPQLLELPIGSGVGFGLSLLASSLIVMPSGLMMLLLSPVAGRIGTRAGPKLLMIIGTAALTLAYGFTMFFMTEVWHIFIANVLVGVAIGFGYASMPMLIMRSVPHTETGASNGLNALFRSIGTATAAALVAAVLAGYSVDFQGVEVPTAHGIRLALVLGGGAALVALLTASFIPARPAPGERSPSLPV encoded by the coding sequence ATGTATAGCGACCGACGTCCCAGACAGGGTTCGATCGTCCTAGTCCTCGCGCTGGCAGGGATGTGCTCATCGTTCATGTTCACATTGGTCGTTCCAATACAGGCCAGACTTCCCGAGTTGCTTGACTCCCCGCGACACGACACGGCATGGGTGGTCACCGCAACCTTGCTCTCTGCGGCGGTGATCACTCCGATTGCCGGTCGTCTCGGAGACATGTACGGAAAGCGCCGGGTCATCCTCGGCTTGATTGCGGCGATGGTTCTTGGCTCGGTCATCGCCGCGCTGTCCCAGGAGATCATCGGGATTGTCATCGGCCGGTCCTTCCAGGGGGCCATCGTCGGAGCAGTGCCGTTGGGCATATCGATCATGCGAGACGTGCTTCACACCGACCGCGTCAATGCCGCCGTCGCGTTCATGAGCGCCACCCTCGGCATGGGGGGAGCGCTCGGGCTGCCCATAAGCGCGATCGTGACGCAGACTCTGGACTGGCACATGTTGTTTTGGATGGCAGCGATCCTCGGCACGGTGGTCTTCGTCCTCGTCCTTCTGGTGGTTCCCGTCAGCGTGCTGCGAACAGGCGGACGATTTGACGTCATCGGGACGATCGGGATCGCGGTAGGGCTCGTGGCACTGATGCTGGCGATCTCTCGAGGCAATGAGTGGGGCTGGACCTCGCTGTGGACGATGGGACTGGGCCTTGGTGGGATCGTCGTGCTGGTTCTCTGGGGTGTTTACGAACTGCGTGTCGAAGATCCGCTTCTCGATCTTCGCGTTGCTTCGCGACCGTCGGTGTTGCTCACCAACATCGCCTCGGTGGCCATCGGGTTTGCGCTGTTCGCATCGAACGTCATCTATCCGCAACTGCTCGAACTGCCGATCGGCTCGGGTGTCGGTTTTGGTCTTTCACTATTGGCATCGAGTCTGATCGTCATGCCGTCCGGTCTCATGATGCTTCTGCTCTCACCGGTGGCCGGGCGCATCGGAACGCGCGCCGGACCCAAGCTGCTCATGATCATCGGCACCGCAGCCTTGACGCTTGCGTATGGCTTCACCATGTTCTTCATGACCGAGGTCTGGCATATCTTCATCGCGAACGTTCTCGTCGGCGTCGCCATCGGGTTCGGATATGCCTCGATGCCGATGCTCATCATGCGTTCGGTGCCGCATACCGAGACCGGCGCGTCGAACGGGCTGAACGCGCTCTTTCGGTCTATCGGGACGGCGACCGCTGCCGCATTGGTCGCGGCAGTGCTCGCGGGCTACTCCGTAGACTTTCAAGGCGTCGAGGTGCCGACTGCCCACGGCATCCGACTTGCCCTCGTCTTGGGTGGCGGGGCGGCACTTGTCGCGCTGCTGACCGCTTCCTTTATACCGGCCCGTCCAGCGCCCGGAGAGCGGTCACCATCCCTGCCCGTGTGA
- a CDS encoding nuclear transport factor 2 family protein, with translation MSSNAERFLAGYLDAWKTNDVDSIRALFAPDATYRGSPRDLSPAVGVDAIVAHWLEERDEPGTWSYEGGVELETSGAAVIRGVTTYTEGPKTSVYDNVWLVRFDGAGRATEFQDWWFQRKE, from the coding sequence ATGAGCAGCAACGCGGAGCGCTTCCTGGCCGGCTACCTCGACGCCTGGAAGACGAACGACGTGGACAGCATCCGGGCGCTTTTCGCGCCGGACGCGACGTATCGGGGCAGCCCCCGCGATCTCTCTCCTGCCGTCGGGGTGGACGCGATCGTGGCGCACTGGCTCGAAGAGCGCGACGAACCGGGCACGTGGTCCTATGAGGGCGGGGTCGAGCTCGAGACCTCGGGCGCCGCGGTGATCCGGGGTGTCACGACGTACACGGAGGGTCCGAAGACGAGCGTGTACGACAACGTGTGGCTCGTGCGCTTCGACGGCGCGGGCCGGGCGACTGAATTCCAGGACTGGTGGTTCCAGCGGAAAGAGTGA
- a CDS encoding nitroreductase family protein: protein MNGARIWYCRSPIAGRADAGGTVQEMTATEVLTTTRTVRRRLDLDRPVDRATILECIGVALQAPTGGNVERWRWIVVEDLHQKAALGELYRRASMPAFMRERDSASTDATRRVYEDAIGLAQNLDRVPVIVIPCCLGVPPIDAAGAAGFFGSILPAAWSFQLALRVRGLGSAYTSAILARAGELREILSLPVDVTPAAMIPVGYTLGTRFRPARRSDPVDVTYIDRWESIRADGTAGA, encoded by the coding sequence ATGAATGGCGCCCGAATCTGGTATTGCCGCTCGCCAATCGCCGGGCGTGCGGATGCGGGAGGCACCGTGCAGGAGATGACCGCCACGGAGGTTCTCACAACGACGAGAACTGTGAGACGAAGACTCGACCTCGATCGACCTGTGGATCGGGCGACCATCCTCGAGTGCATTGGCGTCGCGCTGCAAGCACCGACAGGGGGAAACGTCGAACGGTGGAGATGGATCGTGGTCGAAGACCTCCACCAGAAGGCGGCCCTAGGGGAGCTCTACCGGCGTGCCTCTATGCCCGCTTTCATGCGTGAGCGGGATTCGGCAAGTACCGATGCAACGAGGCGTGTGTATGAGGATGCGATTGGGCTCGCCCAGAATCTGGATCGAGTTCCGGTAATCGTCATTCCGTGCTGTTTGGGTGTTCCCCCGATCGATGCTGCCGGGGCCGCCGGTTTCTTCGGGTCGATACTTCCCGCAGCCTGGAGCTTCCAATTGGCATTGCGCGTTCGCGGGCTCGGGTCGGCCTATACCTCGGCCATACTCGCTCGCGCCGGTGAGCTGCGCGAGATTCTCTCGCTCCCGGTGGACGTCACGCCCGCGGCGATGATTCCCGTCGGCTATACGCTCGGGACCCGATTTCGTCCAGCAAGAAGGAGTGACCCCGTCGATGTCACGTACATCGACCGGTGGGAATCGATTCGCGCCGATGGGACCGCCGGTGCCTAG
- a CDS encoding AAA family ATPase, whose amino-acid sequence MRIAISGTHASGKSTLISDFVAAHRDIEVMPDPFELIDESDDRPGPAMLLRQLRASADRLEQNDSPTFIAERSPLDFLAYLLALDELGRGTASDEVIERARELTASALRHIDLLAVLPLSSADRIWVGDDEDPDLREAMDAALLDLLDDPDLIPATTRVIEIAGDRATRLAALEAALAD is encoded by the coding sequence ATGCGCATCGCGATCTCGGGCACGCACGCCAGCGGAAAGAGCACCCTGATCTCCGACTTCGTCGCCGCGCACCGCGACATCGAAGTCATGCCCGACCCGTTCGAACTCATCGATGAGAGCGATGACCGGCCCGGTCCGGCGATGCTCCTGCGGCAACTCCGCGCCAGCGCCGACCGGCTCGAGCAGAACGACTCCCCCACGTTCATCGCCGAGCGATCACCGCTGGACTTCCTCGCCTACCTTCTCGCCCTCGACGAGCTCGGTAGGGGCACCGCTTCCGACGAGGTGATCGAGCGGGCCCGGGAGCTGACGGCGAGCGCGCTGCGCCACATCGACCTGCTCGCCGTGCTCCCCCTCAGCTCCGCCGACCGCATCTGGGTCGGCGACGACGAAGACCCCGACCTGCGCGAGGCGATGGATGCCGCCCTCCTCGATCTGCTCGACGACCCCGATCTGATCCCCGCCACCACGCGCGTGATCGAGATCGCCGGCGACCGCGCGACCCGTCTCGCGGCGCTCGAGGCCGCCCTCGCCGACTGA
- a CDS encoding putative quinol monooxygenase: MSFTVVATWRAKPGEEGHIREVLSAMTTLSRAETGCIHYQAHVSATDPAEFMLYEQYVDSRAYDAHKSSDHFQAIVVNDALDHLTERTVRTFETIDWS; the protein is encoded by the coding sequence GTGAGCTTCACTGTTGTTGCCACTTGGCGAGCCAAGCCCGGAGAAGAGGGTCATATCCGCGAGGTGCTCTCGGCGATGACCACGTTGTCACGAGCTGAGACGGGCTGCATCCACTATCAGGCGCACGTCTCGGCCACCGACCCCGCTGAATTCATGTTGTACGAGCAATACGTCGACTCGCGGGCATACGACGCGCACAAGTCGAGCGACCATTTCCAAGCGATCGTGGTGAACGACGCGCTCGACCATCTGACGGAGCGGACGGTGCGGACGTTCGAGACCATCGACTGGTCATGA